TCCAGTGCCGAATCTTCGTCCGGCGCGAAGTCCTCTTCCAGCGTAAAGTCCTCGTCCGGTACGGCCTCGTCTTCCAGCAAGGAACGCCAGAAGTCCTCTTCCAGCAGGACGGCGATCCCAGCCGCCACGAAGCTGCCTGGCTTTGCGGTGAATGTCTCCGGCCGCTCGATAAATGTCCGCTACGGGAAGGAATCCGCGCAGTATGTGCTCATGGATTTGCAGGGGCAGGTCGTGAAGTCCGGGACGCTCTACCAGGGCGCCGCCACGATTGCGATGGGCCGCTCGGGGAACTATATCTTGCGCGTAGATGGCGTGAACCAGTTGGTACGGGTCCGGTAGGCAAGGAGTCGCAGTAAGATGAAGAATTGTTTGTATATGCTGATTGCGCTGTGCGCCCTGTCGATTTGCCTTGACGGCTGTTCCGGAGACGGCTCGAAAGAATCCAATCCGATAAATGTAGGTAGCGCGGTGGAGGAATCGAGTTCCAGCGACGATGATGTTTCCAGTTCTTCTGGCAAGGCCTCGCTGGGTTCCCTGTTGTTCAAGGATTCCTCGGGCAGCACCGAAGACTCCGTGTCGGCAAAGGCGTCGTCGAGTTCCGGCAAGAAAAAGTCGTCCAGCTCGGTGGCCTCGTCTTCGAGCGGCACCAAGGTTTCCGAACCGGATGATGGACCGTCAGACGTGCCCGCAAAGTCTTCCGAATCGGGCAAGTCTTCCGAATCGGCCAAGTCTTCCGCAACGTCGTCGAGTTCGTCGCAATCAGGTTCGTCGCAGACAAGTTCTTCGAGCAGTTCCGGCGTTCAGGAGCCATCGAGCAGCTCCAAGGCCCCTGAACCCGCCGACAGTTCGTCCAGCTCGAAAGCGGAATCGAGCAGCAGCGTAGTGCAGGTGATTCCGTCGAAACTTTACGACTGCAACCAGTTCAAGTGTCAGCCGACGCAATACCTGAACCCTGAAATCGAGTATGGCGAATTGCTGGATGTAAGGGATAACCATGTCTACCGCACGGTGGAAATCGGCGACCAGGTGTGGATGGCCCAGAACCTGAATTACGACACTGGCGACACGACGACGGATTCCCGGTTCGTCTATCGGTATTCATCCGTTGTCGTCCCGAATGTCGAGGACAGCATTGCGAAATACGGCCGCGGCTATACGTGGTACCAGATTATCGATTCGACGGAATGCGATACCGCTTCCTGCTATTTCACCGTTTCCGACCCTCCACGCCGTGGCATTTGTCCGGAGGGCTGGCACGTACCCAGCGAACGGGAGTGGAAACTCCTGGAAAAATTCGTAGACCTGAATAACGAGAGCGAATCCCTTGGCGTGAGCCTTAAGGCGAAAAGCTTATGGGAAGAGCATCCGAATGCTCCCACGGGTTCGGACCGCTTCGGCTTCTCGGCGCTGCCTTTCCAACCGAAAATGAGCAGCTATTATCCCTTGGAAACGGCCGCCTTTTGGACTACGGGGGAAGTTCCCGGTTCCACGAGTTGCGCCTATGCCCACGTCTTCAATTACTATTATCAGTTTATATCCAAGGAGTCTTACGGCAAGAGTCAAAGAATAGCTCTCCGTTGCCTAAAAGACTAGCCATGCCACCCGTATTGGGGTGACATGGAATATCTTAGCGCTCCAGCCTGAAGAACACGGCGGCGAGCGGCGGGAGCTTGATGTTCAGGCTGCAATCGCGGTTCTGCCAGGGCACATCTTGCGTCCAGACTTCGCCGAAGTTGCCGACGTTGGAACCACCGAACATTTCGGAATCCGTGTTGAAGATTTCCTTCCACTTGCCGCGCGTGGGTGCGCCCAGGCGGTAATTGTAGCGGACCACTGGCGTGAAGTTGAACACGCACAGGATTTGGTTCCCGTGGTCGTCTTTACGGACAAACGAAACGATGGAGTTGTCGGCGTCGTCGCACCAGATCCATTCGAAACCGGTGTAGTAGTGGTCGATTTCCCAGAAGGGCGCGTTCTCCTTGTACAGGTGGTTCAGCACCTTCATCATCTGCAAAAGTTTTCCGTGGCTGTCCCAGCTGACCAGGTGCCAGTCGAGCGACTGCTTCTCGTTCCATTCGCGGAACTGCCCGAACTCGTTGCCCATGAAGTTGAGCTTCTTGCCCGGGTGCGCGTACTGGAACGCGTAGGTGAGGCGGAGGTTCGCGAACTTCTGCCAGTTGTCGCCGGGCATCTTGCCGAGCATGGACCCCTTGCCGTGCACCACTTCGTCGTGGCTGAACACCTGGATGAAGTTCTCGCTGTAGGCGTAAACCATGCTGAAGGTGAGCTGGTTGTGGTGGTACTTGCGGTGGATAGGTTCGTGCTCGATGTAGCTCAGGAAGTCGTTCATCCAGCCCATGTTCCACTTGTAGTGGAAGCCGAGGCCGCCCTGCTCCGGCGGGCGCGTGATGGAGGGGAAACTCGTGG
This DNA window, taken from uncultured Fibrobacter sp., encodes the following:
- the glgB gene encoding 1,4-alpha-glucan branching enzyme, which translates into the protein ACYEHADPRQGEHPHWGTYIFNLGRNEVKNFLIANAMYWLKEFHCDGLRVDAVASMLYLDYGKGPGQWVPNKDGGNINYDTIEFLKHLNSIMGRLTPHAILIAEESTSFPSITRPPEQGGLGFHYKWNMGWMNDFLSYIEHEPIHRKYHHNQLTFSMVYAYSENFIQVFSHDEVVHGKGSMLGKMPGDNWQKFANLRLTYAFQYAHPGKKLNFMGNEFGQFREWNEKQSLDWHLVSWDSHGKLLQMMKVLNHLYKENAPFWEIDHYYTGFEWIWCDDADNSIVSFVRKDDHGNQILCVFNFTPVVRYNYRLGAPTRGKWKEIFNTDSEMFGGSNVGNFGEVWTQDVPWQNRDCSLNIKLPPLAAVFFRLER
- a CDS encoding FISUMP domain-containing protein, yielding MKNCLYMLIALCALSICLDGCSGDGSKESNPINVGSAVEESSSSDDDVSSSSGKASLGSLLFKDSSGSTEDSVSAKASSSSGKKKSSSSVASSSSGTKVSEPDDGPSDVPAKSSESGKSSESAKSSATSSSSSQSGSSQTSSSSSSGVQEPSSSSKAPEPADSSSSSKAESSSSVVQVIPSKLYDCNQFKCQPTQYLNPEIEYGELLDVRDNHVYRTVEIGDQVWMAQNLNYDTGDTTTDSRFVYRYSSVVVPNVEDSIAKYGRGYTWYQIIDSTECDTASCYFTVSDPPRRGICPEGWHVPSEREWKLLEKFVDLNNESESLGVSLKAKSLWEEHPNAPTGSDRFGFSALPFQPKMSSYYPLETAAFWTTGEVPGSTSCAYAHVFNYYYQFISKESYGKSQRIALRCLKD